The region aaatttaaaagaatgtacaatttgtaagtaaacccaagtgtcacaaagtgaattaactgtacaaaatatgtaaattttaagttgtaaagttatcttattcagcaattaaatctaactttactcacaaataaacatgaacatggaaagcacttttatatgaatatgaaatggtttgtaggcaaataatcttgcataataaattattattctagcctgctggagatttctttacaaattataaaagaactgatcagttaattggaggttgggctatggaacttggttaacatgtcttagaactaaaatgacttgttttacaatgtaaaatcctgtctatttcagagtaatttgatcttttttaattccagtacCACATACGCTACTCAATTTCATGCATGAACATGAGGGAAAGGTACAGcatgtccatgcaaaaaatggctctcttcaatacaatcttccgcacgccttgccactgcaaataataaacttttgtagcagttagaatccttgtaaatgtagcattcgctcattcaaagcgatccctggaccacatcttagtttttgagatttgcCCTCTATTGACTCAACCTGCGGCGAGATATTATCTTTTCAGGACCGACAACTTACGATGCGCGTTagacaaaggtcattttagttttcatttgtaaagcgatggaggaaaaagaggcttcaccaaacttaaaaattgcacatttacaatactgGGGCTTTCAAGGTCCAAATAAAGCTAAGTGACGGACatgatgagagaaaaagcagacacgccatcgttactaaactaaacaacttaaatacacGACGGAGTGTACAATTTGACCTCTCTGCGAACTCTATGCCACTTCAACTGCTAAGATATCTCGTCAAAACCCATCTCCGGCTCACAATCTTTCCTtagttaattgctttctgtggaccaatgtataatacaaaagtctggcacaagtgtacaaagagttgttgtttttagaaaaacgcatCAACTCAGTTAGGCTTTCACGTACGGAGAGGTAATTTCCGATTAcgccgagaaagaaaaacgattaacgtcccgactattttgtcactaaccttagtttcactcacaggcttacttaaagctgagagatccatggtgaggattacagactcatttacgagtggcatgtcatttctgaattctgtCTGACTCTCACATTGGCCTTGTGTTCGTTTCGAGGCCGTCCATGTtggtaataaagacaaaactaatgatgccggtcatggtttctgttaatttaatacataccagcctctattcttgtagcttacatcttgtacaataaacgtaaaagttgttacgaaggaaaagtcttttcttcctcgcaaaatccttgaagtgctttgagaGTACCACGTTTCCTAGATTTCAGATCACAAGCATATTTACAATTCTGCCGAGGTAACGGACTTaggaaagttgaagtggtgttTTAGTCTCGGTGGTAGTACTCCATCTTCTTTCAGTATTACTCCATTAGCccgcaaacaacattggaaacttaataaacaACCACCTGCAATGGCGCCCACGAAGCCGTACTTCTCTCCCGCGTTCTAACAAgctttggaatggttttttgactgaattgctgttctctaaagcgcatgcgcaacattAGTCTCCTTTGTTATGTTCCGAACGACCTAAAAGAGATGCTTTGTCACAAACATCCCTATATTTCGACCGCGCGCCCTCAATGTGCGATGGGAAGTATTTGTAGGCTTGTTTACCATGTACAAGATGGCTGCTGGCTTTCTGAGTTTCGTCTGGAAACAGAACTTCCGTTTTTCAGTAACACGTTATTGTCGCTGTTATAACACGATGAACTCGTGCCTTTGTTCTTTGGTTATTCAaagattattttcaaaaagtaaaattcacGGAGCAGTGAGTTTGCCACATCCAAGAACGATTGTTAGTTCCATCAACGCTTCTCTGAAGGACGATCAACGTGGCAGCAGCTTCAAACAAGAACGGCAAATTGTGTTGCTGGTTAGTGAAACAGGAACTAGCTTGGGGCAaacgtcatttgaaaaagcaaaagaaatcgcCAGGTCCCAACATATGGAGCTTGTTTGGATCAATAAAGATAATAAAGCAGATATGGCGGTGTTCAAGCTGATGCGAAAAGGCCATCTCCTAAAGAAGGGGTTGAAAGGAAGCAAAACTAAAACAGTCGAGGTGAGTGATAAGATTGAAACTCGGGACTTGGACttcaaattgaaacaaatccggaaaatgttggaaaaaggACACCAAGTTCGAGTTGCTTTAAAAACCAAACGAAGCAACGAAGGAGAAACAGCGAAGTGGAGTATTCTAAAAAGAATAGAGCAAGACGTCGAGGGAATAGCTGCTCTTGCTGGAAACCCTCGAGAGGACAATCCACGGCAAATTACTTGCACGTTCAGTCCAAAAAAATCAGAATCACTCTGACAAGGGCGATATAAGATTATCAGTTATTCGGGAAAATATTTCCACTCAGAGTCACAAAAATACCTGCCTCACAGCCTGATTCACAGTCATCTTTTTGGAgtgaattattatttcactttGGGACAGCTCCAAAGggcaataaaataattatttaaagctGCATACGAATTGTGCATGGTATTGCCATGTGTCAAGTGCAACATGCTGTGTCACTCTGAACACTTTAAGGAGCAGACCATTAGAAATACAGGAGGGGGGTTGACAATTTCCAAAAAAGAATTCCTGCAAAGGAAAAATTCCTGCAAGCAGGTCACCCTTCAAAAGAATACGTGCAAGTAAACTGAACCAAAGTGTGATATCAAAACACAAAGTCAAGTAGTTTTAATATACATATCAAGGATATAACCTTCTCTTCTATCAAttgaacaaattttgcatGTATTGATGTTTTTAGAAGTGACAATACAACAGATTACATCTGATGTCCTCCTCATTTAAGGAGAACCATATTTCAAATGTAGAAGAAATATTACTATAACAAACCTTCaacaatatttcttttgaaaacataACAATATTAAACAAGTTAGGAACCAAAGTCACTCACAAACCAATTATATCTTGTTTGGATGTTGCAAGACTCCAAAGAGACCGTCATCTTGAGCAGTACTGTAATTAAACTGTGCAAAGCTTTACATTTCTTTAACATTAAAAGAACTGctgtcaaaaaaaaatgctgcaGAGCTTTCacatcaaaaaaaaattcatgcagacaatttgcactaaaagaaatacatccactgaaaaatttttaccccccccccccccaatgaTTTCTAATGGTCGGCCCCTTATTGCATCATGATGTTATTGTCAGAATTCAGAGTACCAATCCACCTATTAGCATATGAATTTACTCTATTGTTTTCTGTCTCCTttttgaaagagaagaaaacaataaattatgtaaatATAGTTAAATGCATGCACTGCGTGAGACCTTAAGGACAGGTGACACAAGGGGAGTGCAGGGTAGTCTAACATGGACATTTTATatgcaaaattactgaactGTGAAAGGGCAAACATTGTGGCCATGTCTGTAGTCCCTACATTCTGGCACTCACTTCTCATCCTTTGAATCTCATGAGGTGCATGTAGTTTGCTCACTCACTTGTCTCTCACTGAAACAAGGGACTATAGTCTAATTTATTGGATGGTGCTTTACAAGACTATCCATTTAAccagggttgtcattagaagCCGGTAGCCGGCGGATTTCCACCAGCTGTCAGACCATCTTGCGCCGGCTACTGtgtggaaaatatttttggaaaaaacgagaaataatTGCGTTATGTTGCTAATAATCTAAAGAATCTCAATTGACTTTTTACACGTGGAATTAAACTCTAGTATTTCGTTttacgtttttcttttatattaaaaaaaaaaacagaaaatcctTGTAGTAAGGACATACAGAAATGACGACTGTTGTTGGGCAGCTTTCGAAATTTGAGCTTCgtttaattacaaaacaacttcTGCGGCCGAATTCCAGATGATTATCAATTCTCGAGGTTCAAGATTTGCAGAAC is a window of Acropora palmata chromosome 4, jaAcrPala1.3, whole genome shotgun sequence DNA encoding:
- the LOC141879505 gene encoding translation initiation factor IF-3-like produces the protein MAAGFLSFVWKQNFRFSVTRYCRCYNTMNSCLCSLVIQRLFSKSKIHGAVSLPHPRTIVSSINASLKDDQRGSSFKQERQIVLLVSETGTSLGQTSFEKAKEIARSQHMELVWINKDNKADMAVFKLMRKGHLLKKGLKGSKTKTVEVSDKIETRDLDFKLKQIRKMLEKGHQVRVALKTKRSNEGETAKWSILKRIEQDVEGIAALAGNPREDNPRQITCTFSPKKSESL